One Thauera sp. K11 DNA window includes the following coding sequences:
- a CDS encoding MmoB/DmpM family protein — protein MSTVFIALQTNEETRPIIEAIQIDNPHAVVNRQPAMVKIDAPNRLVIRRETIEEQIGREYDLQELQINLITLSGNVSEDDDTFTLTWNS, from the coding sequence ATGTCCACCGTATTCATTGCCCTTCAGACCAACGAAGAAACCCGTCCGATCATCGAGGCGATCCAGATCGACAACCCGCACGCGGTTGTTAACCGCCAGCCGGCGATGGTCAAGATCGACGCGCCCAACCGGTTGGTCATCCGGCGCGAAACCATCGAGGAGCAAATCGGCCGCGAATATGACCTGCAGGAACTGCAGATCAACCTGATCACCCTGTCGGGCAACGTGAGCGAAGACGACGACACGTTCACCCTGACCTGGAATAGCTGA
- a CDS encoding YHS domain-containing protein, whose amino-acid sequence MDMKVAKKKLGLKERYRVLTRDLGWEPTYHSKDALFPYVNYEGIKVHDWDKWEDPFRLTMDAYWKYQAEKERKFYAIIDAHAQNNGHLNLTDARYLSALKIFLQAISPGEYAAHKGFARAGREFPGVGTQVACQMQAIDEIRHAQTQIHALSNYNKYYDGFHAFADQRDRIWYTSVARSFFDDAMSAGPFEFMIAIGFSFEYVLTNLLFVPFMSGAAYNGDMATVTFGFSAQSDEARHMTLGLECIKFMLEQDPGNVPIVQAWIDKWFWRGFRVLGLVSTMMDYMLPKRVKSWREAWNIYGDENGTALFNDLARYGIRPPKGWADAEKAVDHMSHQFMLGLYQWSFGTSFHSWIPSDDDLDWLSKKYPTTFDKYYRPRWEHIKKLAAAGTQYKNYGLPKLCQCCQLPTVFTEPDDPTLICHREAEYKGERYHFCSDGCQSIFENEPEKYIQAWLPMPQLHQDPIRGDLGAWMDWVNLKDGHDNGDYVGSNDQRNFDAWRGLATTNE is encoded by the coding sequence ATGGATATGAAAGTCGCGAAGAAGAAGCTGGGCCTGAAGGAACGCTACCGTGTGCTCACGCGTGACCTGGGCTGGGAGCCCACCTATCACAGCAAGGACGCGCTGTTTCCCTATGTGAACTACGAGGGCATCAAGGTCCACGACTGGGACAAGTGGGAAGACCCCTTCCGCCTGACCATGGACGCCTACTGGAAGTACCAGGCAGAAAAGGAGCGCAAGTTCTACGCCATCATCGACGCGCACGCGCAGAACAACGGCCATCTCAACCTAACCGACGCACGCTACCTGTCGGCGCTGAAGATCTTCCTGCAGGCGATCAGCCCGGGCGAATACGCCGCGCACAAGGGCTTCGCCCGTGCCGGCCGCGAGTTCCCCGGTGTCGGCACGCAGGTGGCCTGCCAGATGCAGGCAATCGACGAGATCCGCCACGCCCAGACGCAGATTCACGCCTTGTCGAACTACAACAAGTATTACGACGGCTTCCACGCCTTCGCCGATCAGCGCGACCGTATCTGGTACACCTCGGTGGCGCGTTCGTTCTTCGACGACGCGATGTCCGCCGGGCCGTTCGAGTTCATGATCGCGATCGGCTTCTCGTTCGAGTACGTGCTGACCAACCTGCTGTTCGTGCCCTTCATGTCGGGCGCGGCCTACAACGGCGACATGGCGACCGTGACCTTCGGCTTCTCGGCGCAGTCGGACGAGGCGCGCCACATGACGCTGGGCCTAGAGTGCATCAAGTTCATGCTCGAGCAGGATCCGGGCAACGTGCCCATCGTGCAGGCCTGGATCGACAAGTGGTTCTGGCGCGGCTTCCGCGTGCTCGGCCTGGTCAGCACGATGATGGACTACATGCTGCCCAAGCGCGTGAAGTCGTGGCGCGAGGCGTGGAACATCTACGGTGACGAGAACGGCACCGCGCTGTTCAACGACCTCGCCCGTTACGGCATTCGTCCGCCCAAGGGCTGGGCCGACGCCGAGAAGGCGGTCGACCACATGTCGCACCAGTTCATGCTCGGCCTGTACCAGTGGAGCTTCGGCACCTCGTTCCACAGCTGGATCCCGTCCGACGACGACCTCGACTGGCTGTCGAAGAAGTATCCGACCACCTTCGACAAGTACTACCGCCCGCGCTGGGAGCACATCAAGAAGCTCGCCGCAGCCGGCACCCAGTACAAGAACTACGGGCTGCCCAAGCTGTGCCAGTGCTGCCAGCTGCCCACCGTGTTCACCGAGCCCGACGATCCGACCCTGATCTGCCACCGCGAGGCGGAATACAAGGGCGAGCGCTACCATTTCTGCTCCGATGGCTGCCAGAGCATCTTCGAGAACGAGCCCGAGAAGTACATCCAGGCCTGGTTGCCGATGCCGCAGCTGCACCAGGACCCGATCCGGGGCGACCTCGGCGCGTGGATGGACTGGGTCAACCTCAAGGATGGTCACGACAACGGCGACTACGTCGGCTCTAACGACCAGCGCAACTTCGACGCCTGGCGTGGCCTGGCGACTACAAACGAATAA
- a CDS encoding phenol hydroxylase subunit P4: protein MAVVALKEYVGVSRDRVENFHGKQLVYVAWDYHMLFAAPFMFCVEPQMKLGELVRGPLSALMQPDPDAAAVDWGKVEWLKLGQPWTPDFERSLEENGIGHKEQLRFRTPGLNTLRDAA from the coding sequence ATGGCAGTAGTAGCCTTGAAGGAATACGTCGGCGTCTCGCGCGACCGCGTCGAGAATTTCCATGGCAAGCAACTCGTTTACGTGGCGTGGGACTACCACATGTTGTTCGCCGCACCGTTCATGTTCTGCGTCGAGCCGCAGATGAAGCTCGGCGAGCTCGTCCGCGGCCCGCTGAGCGCCCTGATGCAGCCCGATCCAGATGCGGCTGCGGTCGACTGGGGCAAGGTAGAGTGGCTGAAGCTTGGCCAGCCGTGGACCCCGGACTTCGAGCGCAGCCTCGAAGAGAACGGTATTGGCCACAAGGAACAGCTGCGTTTCCGCACCCCGGGCCTAAACACGCTGCGCGACGCGGCTTAA